From one Populus alba chromosome 17, ASM523922v2, whole genome shotgun sequence genomic stretch:
- the LOC118029645 gene encoding polygalacturonase: MAKFVVSYVVLSLFCIFQQSNAASASYNVIKFGAKPDGKTDSTQPFLKAWSAACSSASPSTISVPKGRYLLKATVFRGPCKNKITVKIDGTLVAPADYRALGNSGYWILFIKVNRVSVFGGTLDAKGAGFWACRKSGQNCPVGARSITFNWANDILISGLTSINSQSMHLVINSCNNVLVRNVRVIAPDQSPNTDGIHVQTSTGVTITGSTLQTGDDCISIGPSTRNMLMSSIKCGPGHGISIGSLGKEFNEGGVENITLTNSIFSGSDNGVRIKSWARPSNGFVRNVVFQNLIMKNVKNPVIIDQNYCPNNQGCPGQSSGVKISQVTYRNIQGTSASPEAVTFDCSPSNPCRGIKLQDIKLTYMNTAATSSCKNIGGTSSGVLMPESCV, from the exons ATGGCTAAGTTTGTTGTTTCATATGTAGTACTCTCCCTTTTCTGCATTTTTCAGCAATCAAATGCAGCTTCTGCATCCTACAATGTGATCAAGTTTGGTGCAAAACCGGATGGCAAAACTGACTCAACGCAACCCTTTCTTAAGGCATGGTCAGCTGCATGTAGCTCAGCTTCTCCATCCACAATCTCTGTGCCTAAAGGAAGGTATTTGCTCAAGGCAACAGTGTTTAGAGGTCCATGCAAGAATAAAATTACGGTTAAGATAGATGGAACCCTTGTAGCTCCTGCAGATTATCGTGCTCTAGGCAACTCAGGGTACTGGATTTTGTTCATAAAAGTCAATCGAGTTTCTGTCTTTGGTGGCACCCTTGATGCTAAAGGTGCTGGCTTCTGGGCTTGCCGGAAATCTGGACAGAATTGCCCTGTCGGAGCTAGg TCTATAACATTCAACTGGGCAAATGACATCCTGATTAGCGGCCTGACATCAATCAACAGTCAATCAATGCACCTTGTTATCAACAGTTGCAACAATGTTTTGGTCCGAAATGTAAGGGTAATTGCTCCAGACCAAAGCCCTAACACCGACGGTATTCACGTGCAAACATCGACCGGAGTTACAATCACCGGCAGCACACTTCAGACAGGAGATGACTGCATATCAATCGGTCCAAGCACCAGGAACATGCTCATGAGCAGCATTAAGTGTGGCCCTGGACATGGTATCAG CATTGGAAGTCTAGGCAAGGAATTCAACGAAGGTGGTGTAGAAAATATAACCTTAACAAATTCAATCTTCAGTGGATCAGACAATGGTGTACGGATAAAATCATGGGCTAGGCCCAGCAATGGATTTGTGAGGAACGTTGTGTTCCAAAACTTGATTATGAAAAATGTGAAGAACCCAGTTATCATTGACCAAAATTATTGCCCAAATAACCAGGGCTGTCCTGGTCAG AGTTCTGGGGTGAAGATTAGTCAAGTGACATACAGGAACATACAAGGAACATCAGCATCACCAGAGGCAGTGACATTTGATTGCAGCCCCAGTAATCCTTGCAGGGGAATCAAATTACAAGACATAAAACTTACTTACATGAATACAGCAGCAACATCATCATGTAAGAACATAGGTGGAACCAGCAGTGGAGTGCTTATGCCTGAGAGTTGTGTATAG